A genome region from Blautia coccoides includes the following:
- a CDS encoding YdcP family protein — MRLSNGFVIDKEKTFGELKFTAVRDVFLQNEDGTPSTQLKKRIYDLKCSLHGGIIPVSVPSEVPLREFPYNAVVELVNPVADTVSRKTYTGADVDWYVKAEDIVLKNKGNQNTGTSQNHTPQGQPKK, encoded by the coding sequence ATGAGATTATCAAATGGATTTGTCATTGACAAAGAGAAAACATTTGGAGAATTAAAATTTACAGCGGTGCGTGATGTGTTCTTGCAAAATGAGGACGGGACACCGAGTACCCAGCTTAAAAAGCGTATCTATGATTTGAAGTGCAGTCTGCATGGTGGAATTATCCCCGTGTCCGTACCGTCAGAAGTACCGTTAAGGGAATTTCCTTACAATGCAGTCGTGGAGCTTGTCAATCCCGTAGCCGATACGGTATCACGAAAAACCTATACGGGTGCAGATGTGGACTGGTATGTAAAGGCAGAAGATATTGTACTGAAGAATAAAGGCAATCAGAACACAGGCACTTCACAGAACCATACACCGCAGGGACAACCGAAAAAATAG
- a CDS encoding FtsK/SpoIIIE domain-containing protein translates to MRMILNKGHRIRASDKHLVYRFSMGTLLFVFVAVILLLNTKQLMRTDWEHFSLLDNGFTLSLYNFITILIATGVCALVAFLYYRFCYDSFKKLLHRQKLARMILENKWYEADTVQDSIFFTDLQSRSREKIVWFPKIYYQMEKGLLHIRCEITLGKYQDQLLRLEDKLESGLYCELTDKTLHDGYIEYTLLYDMIANRITIDEVRAENGCLRLMKNLVWEYDALPHALIAGGTGGGKTYFLLTLIEALLHTNAILYILDPKNADLADLGTVMENVYHTKEEMIDCVHAFYEGMVQRSEEMKRHPNYKTGENYAYLGLPPCFLIFDEYVAFFEMLGTKESVGLLSQLKKIVMLGRQAGYFLIVACQRPDAKYFSDGIRDNFNFRVGLGRISELGYGMLFGSDVKKQFFQKRIKGRGYCDVGTSVISEFYTPLVPKGHDFLQTIGSLAQARQDGTATCEAKGDGTD, encoded by the coding sequence ATGAGAATGATTTTAAACAAAGGACACCGTATCAGAGCCAGCGATAAGCACCTTGTCTATCGCTTTTCAATGGGGACACTCCTGTTTGTGTTCGTAGCGGTTATCCTGCTATTAAATACAAAACAGCTCATGCGTACCGACTGGGAACATTTCAGCTTATTAGACAATGGCTTTACGCTTTCCCTTTACAACTTCATAACCATACTGATAGCGACTGGTGTTTGTGCATTGGTCGCTTTTCTGTATTACCGCTTCTGTTACGACAGTTTCAAAAAGCTACTGCACCGTCAAAAGCTGGCACGAATGATACTGGAAAACAAGTGGTATGAAGCTGATACCGTACAAGACAGCATTTTTTTTACTGACCTGCAAAGCAGATCAAGGGAAAAAATAGTCTGGTTTCCAAAGATTTATTATCAAATGGAAAAGGGACTGCTTCATATCCGCTGTGAAATTACGCTGGGGAAATATCAAGACCAGCTTTTACGGTTAGAGGATAAATTGGAAAGTGGCTTGTATTGTGAGCTGACCGACAAGACCCTGCATGACGGCTATATCGAATATACCCTGCTTTATGATATGATAGCGAACCGCATTACCATTGATGAAGTACGGGCAGAGAACGGCTGTCTTAGACTGATGAAAAATCTTGTCTGGGAATATGACGCACTCCCTCACGCTTTGATTGCTGGTGGGACTGGTGGCGGTAAAACCTATTTTCTGCTGACACTCATTGAAGCCTTACTGCATACCAACGCTATCCTTTATATCTTAGACCCGAAGAACGCTGACCTTGCAGACTTAGGGACAGTTATGGAAAATGTGTATCACACCAAAGAAGAAATGATTGATTGCGTCCATGCCTTTTATGAGGGCATGGTACAGCGAAGTGAGGAAATGAAGCGACACCCGAACTATAAGACGGGCGAAAACTATGCCTATCTGGGACTGCCACCCTGCTTTCTTATCTTTGATGAATATGTGGCATTTTTTGAAATGCTGGGGACGAAAGAAAGCGTGGGCTTACTTAGCCAGTTAAAGAAAATCGTTATGTTAGGACGACAAGCAGGTTATTTCCTTATCGTTGCCTGCCAGCGTCCAGACGCAAAGTATTTCTCGGACGGTATCAGAGATAACTTCAATTTCCGTGTGGGACTTGGGCGTATCAGCGAATTAGGTTACGGTATGCTTTTTGGTTCAGATGTGAAAAAGCAGTTTTTCCAGAAACGTATCAAGGGGCGTGGCTATTGTGATGTGGGAACAAGCGTGATAAGCGAATTTTACACGCCTTTAGTCCCGAAAGGACATGATTTTTTGCAGACTATCGGCTCTCTTGCACAAGCAAGGCAGGACGGGACGGCGACGTGCGAAGCGAAAGGCGACGGCACGGACTAG
- the mobT gene encoding MobT family relaxase: MVLNEEQWIKELREKRIAYGISQGRLAVASGITREYLNKIESGKMKPSKELLNTLHKELERFNPEAPLTMLFDYVKIRFPTLDIQHIIKDILKLNINYMLHEDYGRYSYTEHYSLGDIFIYTSADEEKGVLLELKGRGCRQFESYLLAQQRSWYDFLMDALVDGGVMKRIDLAINDHTGILDIPELAEKCRKREYIGKSRSYKFYQSGELIKHREDDREYMGRTLYLGSLKSDVYFCIYEKDYEQYVKLGTPLEEADIINRFEIRLRNERAYYAVRDLLTYYDAEQTAFSIINQYVRFVDEEPDKRKNDWKLNDRWAWFIGDNRQSLKLTTKPEPYTLDRTLRWVQRQVAPTLKMLKKIDKGNGTDYMETIEQQAKLTEKHEMIIKQQTTPAKDLVES, translated from the coding sequence ATGGTTCTGAATGAAGAACAATGGATAAAAGAATTACGGGAGAAACGGATTGCTTACGGTATCTCACAAGGCAGGCTGGCGGTGGCTTCGGGTATCACAAGGGAATATCTCAACAAGATAGAAAGCGGAAAAATGAAGCCGTCAAAGGAACTTCTTAATACTCTGCATAAGGAACTGGAAAGGTTCAATCCAGAAGCACCGCTTACCATGTTGTTTGATTATGTGAAAATTCGTTTTCCCACGCTGGATATACAGCACATCATCAAAGATATATTAAAACTGAATATCAATTATATGCTCCATGAAGATTACGGACGTTACAGCTATACGGAGCATTACTCTCTAGGGGACATCTTTATTTATACGTCGGCTGACGAAGAAAAAGGTGTCCTTTTAGAGTTAAAGGGGCGTGGTTGCAGGCAGTTTGAAAGTTACCTGCTGGCACAGCAAAGAAGCTGGTATGACTTCCTCATGGACGCACTCGTAGACGGTGGCGTGATGAAGCGTATCGACCTTGCTATCAACGACCATACGGGCATTTTGGATATTCCAGAGCTTGCGGAAAAATGCAGGAAACGGGAATATATCGGAAAGTCCAGAAGTTATAAGTTTTATCAGTCAGGCGAGCTTATTAAGCACAGAGAGGATGACAGAGAATATATGGGACGAACCCTTTATCTTGGTTCGCTGAAATCAGATGTGTATTTCTGTATCTATGAAAAGGACTATGAGCAGTATGTCAAGTTAGGGACACCTCTGGAAGAAGCCGACATTATCAACCGTTTTGAGATACGGCTTAGAAATGAACGTGCCTATTATGCAGTACGAGATTTGCTGACCTATTATGACGCAGAGCAGACCGCCTTTTCTATCATCAACCAGTATGTGCGGTTTGTTGATGAAGAACCAGACAAGCGAAAAAATGACTGGAAACTCAATGACCGCTGGGCTTGGTTTATCGGCGATAACAGACAGAGCTTGAAGCTGACGACAAAGCCAGAGCCTTACACCTTAGACCGTACATTGCGTTGGGTACAAAGGCAGGTAGCACCGACCTTGAAAATGCTGAAAAAGATTGATAAGGGAAATGGTACAGATTACATGGAAACAATCGAACAGCAGGCAAAGCTCACAGAAAAGCATGAAATGATAATCAAACAGCAGACGACCCCTGCAAAAGATTTAGTAGAAAGTTAG
- a CDS encoding DUF3789 domain-containing protein, producing the protein MWVLLKDFLLVSMGMGIGVVLMCILNVGKEADYEMKQLKESEDN; encoded by the coding sequence ATGTGGGTATTATTAAAAGATTTCCTGCTGGTATCTATGGGAATGGGTATCGGTGTAGTCTTGATGTGTATTTTGAATGTCGGCAAAGAAGCTGACTATGAAATGAAACAATTAAAAGAAAGCGAGGACAATTAA
- a CDS encoding tyrosine-type recombinase/integrase gives MNTNSTDFAQLVTGFLTDFLPLQRNYSRNTVLSYKDALKLFAVFLTEYKKIRLTDFTMQSFDRVLIIEYLEWLRNRGCSVSTANQRLAAIKSFSEYAGVRCLEYLAPLQLVQGIKSQKAAMREIAFLSPDQIRELINYPDINTENGLRHRVILTLLYDSGCRVQELCDMAIRDIQTGDNPTVRLHGKGNKYRTVAIARNTAKLVSEYIKRQRRNISTDQPLVVNQRQAKLSRDGVNYIIRKYVHEIRSKDQSFPEIHAHGFRHSKAMHMLEAGINIVYIRDFLGHEDISTTMVYIRADNRLKTEAVNKLAPKVTGEAEFPDWTKDTDLMSFLNSFK, from the coding sequence ATGAACACGAATTCTACTGATTTTGCCCAACTGGTCACAGGGTTCCTGACAGATTTCCTGCCGTTGCAGAGAAACTATTCCAGGAATACGGTTCTCAGCTATAAAGATGCCTTAAAGCTGTTTGCTGTTTTTCTGACCGAATACAAAAAGATCCGGCTTACAGATTTCACTATGCAAAGCTTTGACCGCGTTCTCATCATAGAGTATCTTGAATGGCTGAGAAACAGGGGATGCAGTGTTTCCACAGCGAATCAACGGCTGGCAGCTATCAAATCTTTTTCTGAGTATGCTGGTGTGCGGTGTTTGGAATACCTTGCGCCACTGCAGCTTGTGCAGGGAATCAAATCCCAAAAAGCCGCAATGCGTGAGATTGCTTTCCTGTCACCTGATCAGATCCGGGAGTTGATCAACTATCCGGATATCAATACGGAAAATGGACTGCGTCACCGGGTGATCCTGACACTTCTTTATGACAGCGGGTGTCGTGTGCAGGAACTCTGTGATATGGCGATCCGGGATATCCAGACTGGGGACAATCCCACAGTGCGTCTCCATGGTAAAGGGAATAAATACCGTACAGTAGCGATTGCCCGTAATACAGCAAAACTGGTTTCTGAATACATCAAACGACAGCGAAGGAATATTTCAACCGATCAGCCTTTGGTTGTCAACCAGAGACAGGCAAAGTTGAGCCGTGACGGAGTCAACTATATCATTCGGAAGTATGTACATGAAATCCGGAGTAAGGATCAATCTTTTCCAGAAATCCATGCACACGGTTTCCGGCACAGCAAAGCAATGCACATGTTGGAAGCCGGGATCAACATCGTTTACATCCGGGACTTCCTTGGCCATGAGGATATTTCCACCACAATGGTCTATATCAGGGCAGACAACCGTTTGAAAACAGAAGCAGTCAATAAACTTGCTCCGAAAGTAACCGGTGAAGCAGAATTCCCGGATTGGACGAAAGATACGGATCTCATGTCATTCCTGAATTCATTTAAGTGA
- a CDS encoding tyrosine-type recombinase/integrase, which yields MGDSGFNSVFRDEFCGLITLKQSLGFKYEAETAAFRRIDTFFCQHQLTEKRISQDLCDHWCQKRSYESAANHAHRISSLRVFCKYLNSVGIPAYIPPHGLTRHPEKYDAHIYTPDELERFFTAVDASQSVPSECPYRALVMPVFFRILYTSGMRVSELRLAKIQDVDLANGYIRVLSGKNQKDRLVPIHPDLVSRCVELKDQIHSSSPEDEFFFLVRPGREMTLQNLYHNFRRYLDKARISHTGRGPRIHDFRHTYCVNLLLKWSKEGKDLLAYLPYMRTMLGHESFEETAYYLKLTSAAFPFVREHLEAAFPDIIQEVAFYEHEFY from the coding sequence ATGGGTGATTCGGGATTCAACAGCGTTTTCCGGGATGAATTCTGTGGACTGATCACTTTAAAACAGTCCCTGGGATTCAAATATGAAGCAGAGACTGCCGCATTCCGCAGGATCGATACGTTTTTCTGCCAACATCAGCTTACTGAAAAGAGGATTTCCCAGGATCTCTGTGATCATTGGTGTCAGAAACGCAGCTACGAAAGTGCAGCGAATCATGCCCACAGGATCAGCAGCCTCCGTGTATTCTGCAAATATCTCAACAGCGTGGGGATACCTGCATATATACCTCCTCATGGACTGACAAGGCATCCGGAGAAATATGACGCACATATCTACACCCCGGACGAGCTGGAACGCTTTTTTACTGCGGTTGATGCCAGCCAGTCTGTACCATCCGAGTGCCCCTACCGGGCCCTTGTCATGCCGGTGTTTTTTCGGATCCTTTATACAAGTGGAATGAGGGTATCCGAGCTGCGACTGGCAAAGATCCAGGACGTAGACCTCGCAAATGGCTATATCCGGGTCCTTTCGGGAAAAAACCAGAAGGACCGGCTCGTACCGATCCATCCGGATCTTGTTTCCAGATGTGTGGAACTGAAGGATCAGATCCACAGCAGCTCACCGGAGGATGAATTCTTTTTTCTGGTGCGGCCCGGGCGTGAAATGACACTGCAGAACCTGTACCATAACTTCCGGCGGTATCTGGACAAAGCTAGGATCTCTCATACAGGACGTGGTCCCCGCATCCATGACTTCCGGCATACTTACTGTGTGAACCTTCTCTTAAAGTGGTCAAAAGAAGGGAAAGACCTGCTGGCGTATCTTCCTTACATGCGTACCATGCTTGGGCACGAAAGTTTTGAAGAGACCGCTTATTATCTGAAACTGACGTCTGCAGCATTCCCGTTTGTTCGAGAACATCTGGAAGCGGCCTTTCCGGATATCATCCAGGAGGTGGCGTTCTATGAACACGAATTCTACTGA
- a CDS encoding site-specific integrase has translation MTIQEITDGLKNLLLDNHYNPVTVQFYEREWKKIQSFLLTEYGDEVFDMERGLAYLEKQYGFQTRYNDGTLSQQRVQILRVVHMLEDYRLHQVLTRRYYASKNPIRLNPYYAGIHTGYCNALLNSGLSKSTIGHYTSISMVFMDYLSQKGIRSVSAVCLDTCNGYLRTLAGYSFKTVEQNVCAIRHFLRYLQGTGMVSADLASEIHMPTVSKKSKIPSVWTTEELQELLHAVDRSSPIGKRDYAMILLACILGLRVSDIKNLRFGNFDWSNKKLSIIQHKTHKPLSLPIPDAVGWAVIDYIKNGRPKYYDTDVVFVKHMPPFDPLSDNDHLENRIIFHMRKAGIRRDKDRHSGFHSLRHCAGSMLLEMETPLPVITSIMGHSDTDVTGIYLKTDLKKLSECVLTPPVNAYG, from the coding sequence ATGACAATACAAGAGATCACGGACGGATTAAAAAATCTTTTGTTAGACAACCACTATAATCCAGTTACCGTCCAGTTTTATGAACGTGAATGGAAGAAGATCCAATCGTTTCTGCTGACAGAATACGGAGATGAAGTCTTCGATATGGAACGGGGGCTGGCTTATCTGGAAAAACAGTATGGATTCCAGACCAGATATAATGACGGAACCCTTTCACAGCAGCGGGTACAGATCCTGAGAGTCGTACATATGCTGGAAGATTACCGTCTCCACCAGGTACTGACCCGGAGATACTATGCCTCGAAAAATCCGATCCGGCTGAATCCGTATTACGCTGGTATTCATACTGGCTATTGCAATGCGCTTTTAAATTCAGGGCTCTCGAAAAGCACGATCGGTCATTATACGTCAATCTCTATGGTATTTATGGATTACCTTTCACAAAAAGGAATACGATCAGTCAGTGCTGTCTGTCTGGATACCTGCAATGGATATCTCAGGACATTAGCTGGATACAGTTTTAAAACAGTGGAGCAGAATGTCTGTGCGATACGCCACTTCCTCCGCTATCTCCAGGGAACTGGAATGGTTTCCGCAGACCTGGCTTCAGAGATACATATGCCAACGGTATCCAAAAAGTCAAAGATACCATCTGTCTGGACAACAGAGGAACTGCAGGAGTTGCTGCATGCAGTTGACCGTTCCAGTCCGATCGGGAAAAGAGATTACGCCATGATCCTGCTGGCATGTATTCTTGGGCTGAGGGTCAGCGATATCAAAAATCTCCGGTTTGGCAACTTCGACTGGAGCAATAAAAAACTCTCCATTATCCAGCATAAAACACATAAGCCGCTTTCCCTCCCTATACCGGATGCAGTAGGCTGGGCGGTCATTGATTATATTAAAAACGGACGTCCGAAGTATTATGATACGGATGTGGTTTTTGTAAAGCATATGCCGCCTTTTGACCCGCTTTCGGATAACGATCATCTGGAAAACCGGATTATCTTCCATATGCGCAAAGCAGGCATCCGCAGGGATAAGGACCGTCATTCGGGATTCCACTCCCTGCGTCACTGTGCAGGTTCCATGCTTCTGGAGATGGAAACACCACTCCCCGTTATTACTTCGATCATGGGCCATTCCGATACAGATGTAACAGGCATCTACCTGAAGACGGATCTGAAAAAGCTTTCGGAGTGTGTCCTGACTCCACCGGTGAACGCCTATGGGTGA
- the tnpC gene encoding IS66 family transposase has translation MASSAKDIQLRELKDTITQLKTMISEQTELIRSLRLVIDEKTSHEKALQEQVDYLTKKLFGSSSERRTDDIPGQQHLFDEAEVEQDLSLLEEETVIREHTRKKKSTHEDLFKGLKVEKVVIPLPEEDQVCPVCGTQMVLIGEEYVRRELEFIPATCKVIEYYSQSYGCPCCKEGLGDTEKPVIVKSQVPQALVGKGPATASTVAWTMYQKYANGLPLYRQEKDWRQYGAQFSRTTLANWIIYCSRNYFQPMYDYFHRELLKRSFAMADETRVQVLKEEDRRAQTQSFMWLFRSGEDGLSAIILYGYSPTRSGSYAKEFLEGYHGYLETDGYQGYNSLPDIKRCSCWAHIRRYFIDAVPKGKQYDYSQPAVQGVQYCNRLFAIEDSINKKYPGDYEKRKQLRLEKEKPVLEAFWSWIEQQKPVRNTRMDKAVNYVLNRRETAETYLEDGRCSFTNNLSENAIRPFAVGRKNWLFSDSVEGANASAVVYTMVEMAKAHALNIYEYLKFLLDHRPTKEMTDAQLAELAPWSEKLQSIKNRM, from the coding sequence ATGGCTTCCAGTGCAAAAGACATCCAGCTGCGAGAGCTGAAGGATACCATAACACAACTGAAAACAATGATCTCTGAGCAGACGGAATTGATCAGATCTCTCCGTCTTGTTATTGATGAAAAAACCAGCCATGAAAAAGCCCTTCAGGAACAGGTGGACTATCTTACCAAAAAGCTTTTCGGTTCTTCCAGCGAAAGAAGGACCGATGACATTCCGGGACAACAGCACCTTTTTGATGAAGCGGAAGTGGAACAAGATCTTTCCCTGTTGGAAGAAGAGACTGTGATCCGGGAGCATACCCGCAAGAAGAAATCAACCCATGAGGATCTTTTTAAAGGCCTGAAGGTTGAAAAAGTAGTCATTCCTCTTCCGGAAGAAGATCAGGTCTGCCCGGTCTGTGGTACGCAGATGGTTCTGATCGGTGAAGAGTATGTCCGCCGTGAGCTGGAATTCATTCCGGCAACATGTAAAGTGATCGAATACTACAGCCAGAGTTATGGATGTCCGTGCTGTAAGGAAGGATTGGGAGACACAGAAAAACCTGTGATCGTAAAGTCTCAGGTTCCGCAGGCCCTGGTAGGAAAAGGCCCAGCGACCGCATCCACCGTTGCATGGACGATGTATCAGAAATACGCCAATGGACTTCCCCTTTACCGTCAGGAGAAAGACTGGAGACAGTATGGTGCCCAGTTCAGCAGGACGACACTGGCCAACTGGATTATCTATTGCTCCAGGAATTACTTTCAGCCAATGTATGATTACTTCCACAGGGAACTGCTGAAGCGCAGTTTTGCAATGGCAGATGAGACTAGAGTCCAGGTATTGAAGGAAGAAGATCGCCGGGCACAGACGCAATCCTTCATGTGGCTGTTCCGCAGCGGCGAAGATGGTCTTTCCGCCATTATCTTATATGGCTATTCTCCAACCAGGAGTGGCAGCTATGCAAAGGAGTTTCTGGAAGGCTATCACGGATATCTGGAAACGGATGGTTACCAGGGCTACAACAGCCTGCCGGATATCAAACGATGTTCCTGTTGGGCACACATCCGCCGGTACTTTATCGACGCCGTTCCCAAAGGGAAACAGTATGATTACAGCCAGCCAGCAGTACAGGGAGTCCAGTACTGTAACCGCCTGTTTGCCATAGAAGATTCCATTAACAAAAAATATCCCGGTGATTATGAAAAACGTAAGCAGCTGCGTCTCGAGAAGGAAAAACCTGTTCTGGAGGCTTTCTGGTCGTGGATTGAGCAGCAAAAGCCAGTCCGAAATACCCGCATGGATAAAGCGGTGAATTATGTCCTTAACCGGCGGGAAACAGCGGAGACCTATCTGGAGGATGGTCGCTGTAGTTTCACAAACAATCTCAGCGAGAACGCGATCCGTCCGTTTGCAGTTGGCCGTAAAAACTGGCTGTTCAGTGATTCTGTAGAAGGAGCCAATGCCAGTGCTGTAGTCTATACAATGGTTGAAATGGCAAAGGCACACGCCCTGAACATTTACGAATATCTGAAATTTCTACTGGATCATCGTCCAACGAAGGAGATGACTGATGCTCAGCTCGCAGAGCTTGCACCCTGGAGTGAAAAACTCCAATCTATCAAAAATCGCATGTGA
- the tnpB gene encoding IS66 family insertion sequence element accessory protein TnpB (TnpB, as the term is used for proteins encoded by IS66 family insertion elements, is considered an accessory protein, since TnpC, encoded by a neighboring gene, is a DDE family transposase.) — protein MLGDISGLEKIYIVCGYTDMRKSIDGLCAIIEDQLKMDPTSSALFLFCGRRRDRIKALFHEPDGFVLVYKRLSIRGGYQWPRKQSEVRNLSWREFDWLMSGIDIDQPKALKAE, from the coding sequence ATGTTAGGTGATATCTCCGGCCTCGAAAAAATCTACATTGTCTGCGGCTATACCGATATGCGCAAATCGATCGATGGTCTCTGTGCCATTATCGAAGACCAGCTTAAGATGGATCCGACATCCAGTGCGCTCTTCCTGTTCTGTGGAAGAAGACGGGACAGGATCAAAGCTCTGTTCCATGAACCGGATGGTTTTGTCCTGGTCTATAAACGGTTGTCTATCCGGGGCGGGTATCAATGGCCAAGGAAGCAGTCGGAAGTCCGGAATCTTTCCTGGAGGGAGTTCGACTGGCTAATGTCAGGAATTGATATCGACCAGCCAAAAGCACTCAAAGCAGAGTAA